A section of the Candidatus Paceibacterota bacterium genome encodes:
- a CDS encoding type II toxin-antitoxin system prevent-host-death family antitoxin yields the protein MEIGIRELKDRLSEILHRAHAGEKITITHHGRPLCEISPTEVTQVKRPAYLTKGIEEGWLTPAKVHTRQIVKPIKARKTGKSTTELLRESRAERF from the coding sequence ATGGAAATTGGCATCCGCGAACTGAAAGACCGTCTTTCAGAAATTTTGCACCGAGCTCACGCTGGAGAGAAAATCACTATTACGCATCATGGCCGCCCTCTTTGCGAGATTTCACCCACAGAAGTAACTCAAGTCAAACGACCTGCATATCTAACAAAGGGAATTGAGGAAGGTTGGCTAACGCCAGCGAAAGTGCATACTCGTCAAATAGTGAAGCCGATCAAGGCAAGGAAAACTGGAAAATCCACTACCGAGCTCCTGCGCGAGTCTCGCGCCGAGCGCTTCTAA
- the murQ gene encoding N-acetylmuramic acid 6-phosphate etherase — MGGIKDSSLGLLRTEQVNSKFRHLDQMSVSELLRAMNEGDAEVPKAIALELPKIERAIEAIVERMMHGGRLIYIGAGTSGRLGVLDAVECRPTFSVSEDQVLGLMAGGERALTHAVEGAEDDFQAGEKDLISINLRPADCVVGIAASGRTPYVKGGLAYARQVGALTIGLTSNPDSQISKDVEHPLEIDSGPELLAGSTRLKSGTAQKLVLNMISTITMVRLGKTFGNLMVDLQITNEKLRDRAVRIIMQATDAPNERASAALAESGNEVKVAILMLLLSVDAPSARARLLAGSNRVQEALNLN; from the coding sequence ATGGGCGGCATTAAAGATTCATCTCTCGGCTTACTTCGCACGGAGCAGGTGAATTCCAAATTTCGGCACTTGGATCAGATGAGTGTTTCTGAACTTCTGCGTGCGATGAATGAAGGTGATGCAGAAGTCCCAAAGGCCATCGCACTTGAACTTCCCAAGATTGAACGTGCCATCGAAGCAATTGTTGAGCGAATGATGCACGGTGGGAGATTGATTTATATTGGAGCCGGAACTTCGGGCCGCCTTGGCGTGCTGGATGCGGTTGAGTGCAGACCGACATTCTCGGTTTCCGAAGACCAGGTTCTTGGATTAATGGCTGGTGGTGAACGCGCGTTGACTCATGCAGTTGAGGGCGCTGAGGATGATTTCCAAGCGGGGGAGAAGGATCTGATTTCCATCAATCTTCGCCCCGCAGATTGCGTGGTTGGAATTGCTGCCAGTGGTCGGACTCCCTACGTCAAAGGAGGGCTGGCATACGCACGACAGGTTGGAGCCCTGACGATCGGGTTGACCTCCAATCCAGATTCGCAGATTTCTAAGGATGTGGAGCACCCTCTTGAAATCGACTCCGGACCCGAATTGCTGGCCGGATCAACCCGACTGAAATCTGGGACAGCTCAGAAGTTGGTACTGAACATGATCTCTACGATCACGATGGTCCGGCTGGGCAAAACATTTGGCAATCTGATGGTGGATCTGCAGATCACCAATGAGAAACTGCGAGATAGAGCGGTTCGCATCATTATGCAGGCCACGGACGCTCCTAACGAAAGGGCCTCGGCAGCGCTAGCGGAATCTGGGAATGAAGTGAAAGTGGCGATCTTGATGCTCCTTCTGAGCGTGGATGCTCCTAGCGCACGCGCACGATTGCTGGCGGGCTCGAATCGAGTGCAGGAAGCGCTCAATTTAAATTAG
- a CDS encoding ABC transporter substrate-binding protein has product MKLGKKIAVVGVSAALVAGVAFVAPAQAASKDLVIGITLDIDKLDPQGATGFGTVRVLGLVYGSLVEVGPKLDIRSGLATSWAFNAAGTALRLHLRKNVKFQDGSTFDATDVKASIERILDPANKAAARANLLTIKSVTVVSKYDVNLDLTTPNSAILASLDGVNIAMLSSDDIKAGNVGKVVNGTGPFEYVSWEPGQSVKLVKNSTYWGKTPKLDTVTFRIIPSESSVLSALNAGTVQFAVITDPLIAKQVGKNLRMYKTPALAYMALQLNARKAPLDNVNVRLAIQCAIDRAEVVKTAQSGEGTVIGPITSPAYKSNPNDRPCPKANIAKAKQYLTTAGYPNGLTIKTMVAPTQFATASAVAQSLKAQLAKAGITMDLELVDDSTFVSRWLAADFVTSIANNGGRIDPDTMYTRYFTSTGNLNKVAGYSSATLDALMAKGKSTGNVTQRRAAYKAVSEELENNAVWIWLFSPYEYRVTSKSLTGFIPLATGSLLELRKANLN; this is encoded by the coding sequence GTGAAATTAGGAAAGAAGATTGCAGTCGTGGGTGTCTCTGCCGCCCTTGTGGCTGGAGTTGCTTTCGTGGCGCCTGCACAGGCCGCGAGCAAAGATCTCGTCATCGGTATCACTCTTGATATCGACAAACTAGATCCGCAGGGCGCAACCGGTTTCGGAACCGTCCGTGTACTTGGCCTGGTTTATGGCAGTTTGGTTGAAGTGGGACCCAAGCTTGATATTCGCTCTGGACTGGCAACATCCTGGGCTTTTAACGCTGCTGGCACTGCGTTGCGTCTGCACCTTCGCAAGAATGTGAAATTCCAAGATGGATCTACCTTCGATGCAACAGATGTGAAGGCATCTATCGAGAGAATTCTTGACCCCGCCAATAAGGCGGCTGCGCGCGCTAACTTGCTAACCATCAAGTCGGTCACTGTCGTCAGTAAGTACGACGTCAATTTGGACCTGACGACCCCTAATTCAGCGATTTTGGCTTCGCTAGATGGCGTCAACATTGCGATGCTTTCCAGTGATGACATCAAAGCCGGCAACGTTGGAAAGGTCGTCAACGGAACTGGGCCATTCGAGTATGTTTCTTGGGAGCCAGGTCAGTCGGTTAAGTTGGTAAAGAATTCAACCTATTGGGGTAAGACTCCCAAGTTGGATACCGTCACTTTCCGAATAATTCCAAGTGAGTCATCAGTTCTTTCTGCTCTCAATGCTGGAACAGTGCAGTTTGCAGTCATCACTGATCCATTGATTGCCAAGCAGGTTGGCAAGAATCTAAGAATGTATAAGACTCCTGCCCTTGCTTACATGGCACTTCAATTGAATGCTAGGAAAGCCCCTTTGGACAATGTAAATGTTCGCTTAGCAATTCAATGCGCGATTGATCGGGCTGAAGTTGTTAAGACCGCTCAATCTGGTGAGGGAACCGTCATCGGACCGATCACCAGCCCAGCCTACAAATCAAACCCAAATGATCGTCCATGTCCAAAGGCCAACATTGCCAAGGCCAAGCAGTATCTAACAACGGCGGGCTATCCAAACGGTCTCACCATTAAGACAATGGTTGCTCCTACCCAATTCGCAACCGCATCTGCAGTTGCACAGAGCCTGAAGGCCCAGTTGGCAAAGGCTGGCATCACCATGGATCTCGAATTGGTCGATGACTCGACTTTCGTATCTCGTTGGTTGGCTGCCGATTTCGTTACTTCCATTGCAAATAACGGTGGACGCATCGATCCAGACACGATGTACACCCGCTACTTCACCTCAACCGGCAACCTCAACAAGGTTGCAGGTTACTCATCAGCGACACTTGATGCGCTCATGGCAAAGGGCAAGTCCACCGGCAACGTCACTCAGAGGAGAGCTGCTTACAAAGCAGTTTCTGAGGAACTTGAAAATAATGCAGTTTGGATTTGGCTCTTCTCGCCATACGAGTACCGCGTTACTTCAAAGTCGTTGACTGGATTCATTCCGCTAGCGACTGGTTCACTTCTCGAACTTCGCAAAGCAAACCTGAACTAA
- a CDS encoding ABC transporter permease, whose protein sequence is MQGVTKLQRFLFSAITLRIFSIITTLFGISIFVFLVLRVIPGDTITGSFGIETGVLTPGQISELRHYYGIDQSLFLQYISWMGSFLTGHFGYSFSTGVSVMALTKSALPVTIELALIGTILGVIMGIAIGMFSARKPGSFRDFGGQLFGLLALAIPGFVLSTAMVTIMANVFHYFPNGLEYMTPWEDPWVNFQQMMFPGLVLGIAVAAPIMRTTRSALLETVDKDFIRTAHGKGVPPRKVQFRHVLRNSLIPIVTMTGIQFGYLLGGAVIVEKIFALPGMGRQVLDAITKREYATVQSSVMIFAIMFVTINVLTDVIYRKIDPRIK, encoded by the coding sequence ATGCAGGGCGTAACTAAACTGCAACGGTTCCTCTTTTCTGCTATTACCTTACGTATCTTCAGCATCATCACCACACTCTTTGGTATCTCCATCTTTGTCTTCCTGGTTCTTCGGGTCATTCCAGGCGACACGATTACCGGCTCTTTCGGGATTGAGACTGGAGTATTAACACCAGGTCAAATTTCCGAACTGCGCCATTATTACGGCATCGATCAATCCCTCTTTCTCCAGTACATCTCTTGGATGGGGAGCTTTCTGACCGGGCACTTTGGATATTCTTTCTCAACTGGCGTCTCTGTCATGGCGTTGACCAAGTCAGCGCTACCGGTGACGATCGAACTTGCACTCATCGGCACCATTTTGGGTGTCATCATGGGTATTGCCATCGGAATGTTCAGTGCTCGTAAACCCGGCAGTTTCCGCGACTTCGGTGGACAGTTATTTGGTTTGCTGGCATTGGCGATTCCGGGATTTGTATTGAGCACTGCAATGGTGACAATCATGGCCAATGTTTTTCATTATTTTCCAAATGGTTTGGAGTACATGACACCATGGGAAGACCCCTGGGTTAATTTTCAACAGATGATGTTTCCGGGCCTAGTCCTCGGTATCGCCGTGGCTGCTCCCATTATGCGGACCACTCGTTCAGCTCTATTGGAGACGGTAGATAAAGATTTCATACGAACCGCCCACGGCAAGGGTGTCCCGCCACGTAAGGTGCAATTTCGCCACGTCCTTAGAAATTCTTTGATTCCTATTGTCACAATGACGGGAATTCAATTCGGGTACTTGCTAGGTGGCGCCGTAATTGTTGAGAAGATATTTGCCCTGCCAGGAATGGGCCGACAAGTCTTGGATGCGATCACCAAACGTGAGTACGCAACCGTACAGAGCAGCGTCATGATCTTTGCGATTATGTTCGTGACTATCAACGTTCTGACCGACGTCATTTATCGAAAGATCGATCCGAGGATTAAGTGA
- a CDS encoding ABC transporter permease, whose translation MKRKEAGTKGGLHYYLQSTSGIIGAILVFIMVIGALCSAFGWLPHDPLNQNVNDVLKGPSGKYWFGTDQFGRDIFSRTLDGLRRSLTVSIVAVSIAAFVGVTLGILGGYLGRWFDMLITRLSDVIFAFPAILLALAIVNSLGNSWVDTALSIAIVYTPIFIRVARGPVLAVKEMDYVKVSRILGYSSPRILLKHILPNVTAPIVVQTALSLSWAILTESGLSFLGLGTQPPDASLGLMVADAQSLAAFAWWTLVFPSLFITMVVVGLNLVGDGLRDAWDPARRSS comes from the coding sequence ATGAAGCGAAAAGAGGCAGGGACCAAGGGCGGACTGCACTACTACTTGCAGAGTACAAGTGGAATTATTGGGGCGATCTTGGTTTTCATTATGGTCATTGGAGCACTCTGCTCTGCTTTTGGTTGGCTGCCGCACGATCCCTTGAACCAGAATGTCAATGATGTTTTGAAGGGACCGTCAGGGAAATATTGGTTTGGCACTGATCAATTTGGCCGAGATATTTTCTCTCGAACCTTGGATGGACTTCGTCGTTCATTAACCGTCTCCATAGTGGCGGTCTCAATAGCGGCCTTTGTCGGCGTCACCCTGGGGATCTTGGGTGGTTATCTGGGTCGGTGGTTCGACATGCTCATTACGCGTCTGAGCGATGTTATTTTTGCCTTCCCTGCCATTCTCTTGGCTCTGGCGATCGTAAATAGCTTGGGTAACTCTTGGGTTGATACTGCGCTCTCCATTGCCATTGTTTACACGCCAATCTTCATTCGAGTAGCGCGCGGGCCGGTCTTGGCCGTGAAGGAGATGGATTACGTCAAAGTCTCGCGAATTCTTGGATATTCCTCGCCGCGAATTCTCCTCAAACATATTCTCCCTAACGTCACTGCCCCAATTGTCGTCCAGACTGCACTCTCACTCTCTTGGGCGATCCTGACTGAGTCTGGTCTGAGCTTTCTGGGCTTGGGCACGCAACCACCTGATGCCTCGTTAGGTCTCATGGTCGCTGACGCACAGTCACTGGCGGCATTTGCGTGGTGGACTCTCGTCTTCCCATCCCTCTTCATCACCATGGTCGTAGTAGGACTTAACCTTGTAGGCGATGGACTCCGTGACGCATGGGATCCGGCGCGGAGGAGTTCATGA
- a CDS encoding ABC transporter ATP-binding protein, translating to MSTPLLSVENLAISTIQDPRILINDVTFEIREGEAVGVVGESGSGKTLTALSILGLLPRGVAVTQGSIKYNGIDLNAISAEEMRKIRGSDISMVYQDPMTALNPVMKLGKQLREVIESHEKVDSNTEQRVRDALMEVGIPDVARAMESYPHEFSGGMRQRVMIAMALILSPKLLIADEPTTALDVTIQQQILALVAEERRKRNMSMLWITHDLGVVANLVDRLIVMYAGRIVEAGTVKEIFTHPQHPYTYGLLSSLPTTADKERKRLTSIAGVPQKPWLVGQSCSFAPRCFKATPECRSTIPQLVGTLEKSVSCFHPIGAKI from the coding sequence ATGAGTACTCCGCTTCTGTCGGTAGAGAATCTCGCGATCTCCACTATTCAAGATCCACGCATCCTCATCAACGATGTCACCTTCGAGATTCGCGAAGGCGAAGCCGTTGGCGTAGTGGGTGAGAGCGGTTCTGGTAAGACGCTTACCGCGCTTTCGATACTTGGACTTCTGCCGCGCGGCGTTGCAGTGACACAAGGGTCGATAAAGTACAACGGGATTGATCTCAACGCCATCTCAGCGGAGGAGATGCGCAAGATAAGAGGATCTGATATTTCCATGGTCTATCAAGATCCTATGACGGCGTTGAACCCCGTTATGAAACTTGGCAAGCAGCTGCGAGAGGTCATTGAGTCCCATGAAAAGGTGGATAGCAATACGGAGCAGCGGGTACGTGATGCTTTGATGGAAGTTGGCATTCCCGATGTCGCTCGCGCTATGGAGAGTTATCCTCATGAATTTTCGGGAGGGATGCGTCAACGAGTGATGATTGCGATGGCTCTCATTCTCTCTCCCAAATTACTTATTGCCGATGAGCCGACAACGGCCCTCGATGTCACGATTCAACAACAAATTTTGGCATTGGTAGCCGAAGAGAGACGCAAGCGGAACATGTCCATGCTCTGGATTACCCATGATCTCGGAGTCGTTGCTAACTTGGTCGACAGACTCATAGTCATGTATGCCGGCCGCATTGTGGAAGCGGGTACCGTGAAAGAGATCTTTACCCATCCGCAACATCCATATACCTATGGACTTCTCTCCTCTCTTCCAACGACCGCTGATAAAGAGCGTAAACGTCTCACCTCCATTGCTGGGGTTCCGCAGAAGCCCTGGCTCGTAGGTCAATCTTGTTCCTTTGCACCGCGTTGCTTCAAAGCCACACCTGAGTGCCGCAGCACGATCCCCCAACTCGTCGGGACTCTTGAAAAGAGTGTCTCCTGCTTTCATCCCATAGGGGCCAAAATATGA
- a CDS encoding oligopeptide/dipeptide ABC transporter ATP-binding protein has translation MSLNIEKVEKQYKILATGTLINALNGISISLENGQTLGIVGESGCGKSTLARVISGLERPTVGKITWEGGEIADKAKNHMRPLRSRVQLVFQDPYSSLDPRQQIGAAISEVLTVHKLVPKNQIVARVEELLSIVGLTSDLKNRYPHQLSGGQRQRVSIARALASEPDLLILDEPVSALDVSVRAEVMNLLIDLRAKYGLTYIFISHDLAMVRYVSDVIAVMYLGKIVEFGSWDQIIERPLHPYTRALIAAMPDHSIIGNPETLSKTLQGEVPDPAHLPTGCAFHARCPISVPECSTRVPLLLEVSPKHYVACPEVSE, from the coding sequence ATGAGCCTAAATATTGAAAAAGTCGAGAAGCAGTACAAGATTCTTGCAACTGGCACCCTCATTAATGCTCTCAATGGCATCTCCATTTCTTTAGAGAACGGTCAAACCCTTGGCATCGTTGGGGAGAGCGGTTGTGGAAAATCCACCCTGGCTCGTGTGATTTCTGGCCTGGAGAGGCCAACAGTTGGAAAAATCACGTGGGAGGGTGGCGAAATTGCTGACAAGGCGAAGAATCATATGCGTCCACTTCGCTCCAGGGTCCAATTAGTTTTTCAAGACCCGTACTCATCGCTAGACCCACGCCAGCAGATTGGTGCCGCGATTTCTGAAGTGCTTACCGTGCATAAATTGGTTCCGAAGAATCAAATCGTGGCACGCGTGGAGGAGCTTCTCTCAATCGTCGGTCTTACATCGGATCTAAAAAATCGCTACCCTCATCAACTTTCGGGCGGACAGAGACAACGAGTGAGTATTGCGCGAGCTCTGGCATCTGAGCCAGATCTTCTCATTCTGGACGAGCCAGTGTCTGCCTTGGATGTTTCGGTACGCGCAGAAGTCATGAATCTCTTAATTGATTTGCGTGCCAAATATGGACTCACTTACATTTTTATCAGTCACGACCTAGCAATGGTGCGCTATGTAAGCGATGTAATTGCCGTGATGTACTTAGGAAAAATAGTGGAGTTTGGTAGTTGGGATCAGATTATTGAAAGGCCGCTGCACCCTTACACCCGAGCTCTTATCGCTGCTATGCCCGATCACAGCATTATTGGAAACCCCGAGACTCTTTCAAAGACACTTCAAGGTGAAGTACCAGATCCGGCACACTTGCCAACTGGCTGTGCCTTTCATGCGCGTTGTCCGATTTCAGTGCCGGAGTGCAGCACTCGAGTGCCTCTCTTACTAGAAGTTTCGCCGAAACACTACGTTGCATGTCCGGAGGTTAGTGAATGA
- a CDS encoding anhydro-N-acetylmuramic acid kinase, with translation MKVIGMISGTSYDGIDVACCEFTQVGDVIEVKQVGFSSLEYSDELHQLIADSMPPRSIDMERVCVLDTLIGQAFSRAAQKAIAENSFEPDLIVSHGQTLFHWIDASHKAKGTLQLGEASWIAEETGVQVLSNIRSRDIAAGGHGAPLVSVLDQLLLGHSESPEGALNLGGISNITIAGKSVLPIAYDIGPANGLLDAAISAHSQGRVSFDEDGKVAGAGTVDTELLNSFLAEPYYALPAPKTTGKELFHLPYLITHAGPVDSWNIENLMATLLELTVETVAREVERNSLSKLFIAGGGSANPVMMKRLQDRLTQCKVLSISELGIDPRAKESITFALIGYLTLHGLPGQIPSCTGADGERLLGSLTPGSGPFVVPTPLDVKPARIRVVK, from the coding sequence ATGAAAGTAATTGGAATGATTTCCGGAACGTCCTACGATGGGATAGATGTCGCCTGCTGCGAATTCACACAGGTGGGCGACGTGATCGAAGTCAAGCAAGTAGGTTTTTCATCCCTTGAGTATTCAGATGAACTTCATCAATTGATCGCTGATTCAATGCCTCCTCGTTCGATTGATATGGAGCGAGTATGCGTCCTGGATACCTTGATCGGCCAAGCTTTTTCACGTGCCGCTCAGAAGGCAATTGCAGAAAATTCCTTTGAGCCCGATCTCATAGTTTCACACGGACAGACACTCTTTCATTGGATTGATGCCAGCCACAAAGCCAAGGGGACGTTACAACTCGGAGAGGCTTCATGGATTGCCGAAGAAACGGGAGTGCAGGTGCTCTCTAACATCCGCTCCCGCGACATAGCCGCGGGTGGGCATGGGGCGCCACTGGTGAGTGTTTTGGATCAATTGCTTCTGGGCCACAGTGAAAGTCCAGAAGGTGCCCTTAACTTGGGCGGAATTTCGAATATAACAATTGCTGGAAAATCGGTCCTTCCGATTGCCTATGACATCGGTCCGGCAAATGGATTACTTGATGCGGCAATCTCCGCCCATTCGCAAGGTCGCGTCTCCTTTGATGAGGATGGGAAAGTTGCAGGCGCAGGAACTGTTGATACCGAACTCCTCAACTCATTTCTTGCGGAGCCTTATTATGCTTTGCCCGCCCCAAAAACCACTGGCAAAGAACTATTTCATCTTCCGTATCTCATCACTCATGCAGGTCCTGTGGATTCGTGGAATATCGAAAACCTGATGGCCACATTATTGGAGCTCACCGTCGAAACGGTGGCACGTGAAGTGGAGAGAAACTCCCTCTCAAAACTATTCATTGCAGGTGGCGGAAGTGCGAATCCGGTCATGATGAAGCGACTGCAGGATCGCTTAACACAATGTAAAGTCTTATCGATCTCCGAATTAGGAATAGATCCACGAGCAAAAGAGTCAATCACCTTCGCGCTGATTGGATATCTCACTCTTCATGGGTTGCCTGGCCAGATACCGAGTTGCACCGGGGCGGATGGCGAGAGACTCCTTGGTTCACTGACACCCGGCTCAGGGCCTTTTGTCGTGCCAACACCGCTTGATGTTAAGCCGGCAAGAATTAGAGTTGTGAAGTAA
- a CDS encoding GNAT family N-acetyltransferase, translating into MEFTIRTGAAEDIDAIVRIFRSCWTKSYRDVLNEEVRNAMTEERAYELWLPSLSTHADRETLVACIDDAPIGIARIGSDPDFPSRGHLFSLYVDPKSAGKGFGQALLTAALDKLSVRKFSEISLWVFKANPGAIGLYKKLGFAPTGRERTDPRWRTLEMELLRSQVTSQL; encoded by the coding sequence ATGGAATTCACAATTCGCACTGGCGCAGCGGAAGACATTGATGCCATCGTCCGGATTTTTCGTTCTTGCTGGACGAAGTCATACCGTGATGTACTGAATGAGGAAGTTCGAAATGCCATGACGGAAGAGAGAGCATACGAACTTTGGTTACCGTCTTTATCTACACATGCTGATCGGGAGACTCTCGTTGCCTGTATTGATGATGCTCCCATCGGAATTGCTCGCATAGGCTCCGATCCTGATTTTCCGTCTCGAGGACACCTATTTTCTTTATATGTAGACCCAAAAAGTGCCGGAAAGGGCTTTGGACAGGCGCTCCTCACCGCTGCACTAGATAAATTATCAGTGCGTAAATTTAGTGAAATCTCACTCTGGGTTTTCAAAGCTAATCCTGGCGCAATCGGCCTCTACAAGAAATTGGGCTTTGCACCTACTGGCAGAGAGCGCACAGATCCTCGTTGGCGCACTCTGGAAATGGAACTGCTTCGCAGCCAAGTTACTTCACAACTCTAA
- a CDS encoding enolase C-terminal domain-like protein — MNSVSRISIQTKLRQLKEPFRTSLRTVTNFEVIEFKIETDDGFIAYGEAVETPAITGDTLEMILVDLNGPIKEFLSGSTFSSARELCAGIAELSVVSSTKAAADVALFNLSAVMENLSLPAFLGCRAQSIATDVTIPISELADLSAIIQNRIAEGFHSYKVKLAMESIELSVQKLQLIDHMVGDLSSIRVDPNQAWTVGHTLDFLKRVESAGLIIEYLEQPTPAKDKTALAQIRRNTDVPIMADESCFTMQDLHELIELDAVDFVNLKLLKSGGISPTLEMAEIAKEAGVKALVGSMMEGDRGVYAAAALAATIAPDAVHDLDASWWATDSQIKYANGEVSLT; from the coding sequence ATGAATTCGGTTAGTCGCATCTCTATTCAAACTAAGTTGCGCCAACTGAAGGAACCTTTCCGAACATCCTTGCGCACTGTCACAAACTTTGAAGTAATTGAATTCAAGATTGAAACAGATGATGGATTTATTGCATACGGTGAGGCAGTTGAGACACCAGCAATTACCGGCGATACCCTGGAGATGATACTTGTTGATTTAAATGGGCCCATAAAGGAATTTCTTAGTGGTTCTACATTCTCCTCTGCACGTGAACTGTGCGCCGGTATTGCAGAGTTGTCGGTCGTATCGAGTACAAAAGCTGCTGCTGACGTAGCACTCTTCAATCTCTCCGCGGTGATGGAAAATCTATCCTTACCTGCATTTCTTGGTTGCCGAGCGCAATCTATTGCTACCGATGTGACGATTCCGATCTCCGAGTTGGCTGACCTGTCTGCAATAATCCAGAACCGCATTGCAGAGGGATTTCATTCGTACAAAGTGAAACTTGCCATGGAGTCAATCGAGTTATCTGTTCAAAAACTTCAGTTGATCGATCATATGGTTGGGGATCTATCGAGCATTAGGGTGGATCCAAATCAAGCGTGGACAGTAGGGCACACCCTTGACTTTTTGAAAAGGGTTGAGTCGGCAGGGCTCATCATTGAATATTTGGAACAGCCAACTCCTGCGAAGGATAAGACGGCGTTAGCGCAGATTCGCCGTAATACTGATGTGCCGATCATGGCCGATGAATCATGTTTTACCATGCAAGACCTTCATGAACTCATTGAGTTGGATGCGGTGGATTTCGTAAATCTCAAACTTCTTAAATCTGGCGGGATTTCTCCGACACTTGAAATGGCTGAGATAGCCAAAGAAGCCGGAGTAAAAGCCCTGGTTGGAAGCATGATGGAGGGTGATCGAGGCGTGTATGCCGCCGCAGCATTGGCGGCCACCATTGCGCCTGATGCGGTTCATGACCTGGATGCATCTTGGTGGGCGACAGATTCCCAGATCAAGTATGCCAATGGAGAGGTGAGCCTGACATGA
- a CDS encoding serine hydrolase domain-containing protein, with protein sequence MKHLIDQTLTQVPGMVLGLSVGGVRTIDAYGDRQIFGLDSPLPMTVETSFDAGSITKVLATTASIMRLVDVGEISLDAKASKYLSAWSNSDKYEITVRDLLLHRSGLWEWRPLYISVHDPAMIVEEIARMPLRYPIGEGRHYSDLGFISLGQILISIVGADLPTLVKNLVLQPLGMNATWYARPRPGVPVAATSLGDVIEKQMVVSKIPFPVPEEATQFNRWRTHVLVGEVNDGNAFHLFGGVSGHAGLFTDAEDMLTFGEVMNASARDEGSYSGKVTSEFLTTGPDSGQQLGLRSWTDTYEGCTSEFFGHTGFPGVVLAFSPEHDCVATLLTNRLHCEGEIPVTELLWQPFLRAIHQKIHG encoded by the coding sequence ATGAAGCATTTGATTGATCAGACGCTTACCCAAGTCCCGGGAATGGTGCTGGGGCTCTCCGTCGGCGGAGTCAGAACAATTGATGCCTATGGAGATAGGCAAATCTTCGGACTCGATTCCCCTTTGCCCATGACAGTGGAGACATCTTTTGATGCAGGTTCGATTACCAAAGTTCTCGCAACCACGGCTTCGATAATGCGATTGGTCGATGTAGGTGAAATTTCCTTAGATGCTAAAGCATCGAAATATTTAAGTGCATGGTCAAATTCCGATAAATACGAAATAACGGTGCGTGACCTACTTCTCCACAGAAGCGGATTATGGGAATGGCGACCACTTTACATTTCGGTGCACGACCCTGCGATGATAGTTGAGGAAATTGCCCGGATGCCCTTGAGATATCCAATAGGTGAAGGCCGGCATTACTCTGATCTTGGCTTCATTTCACTCGGGCAAATTCTCATCTCAATAGTCGGTGCAGATTTGCCTACCTTGGTGAAGAATCTGGTTCTACAACCTCTTGGCATGAATGCAACATGGTATGCAAGGCCACGGCCGGGTGTCCCCGTGGCTGCTACATCCCTTGGGGATGTAATTGAAAAGCAGATGGTTGTTTCCAAGATTCCATTTCCAGTTCCGGAGGAAGCCACGCAATTCAATCGGTGGCGAACTCACGTGTTAGTCGGCGAAGTCAATGATGGAAATGCATTTCACCTCTTCGGAGGAGTCTCCGGACACGCTGGACTTTTCACGGATGCCGAAGATATGTTGACATTTGGCGAAGTGATGAATGCAAGTGCGCGAGATGAGGGGAGTTACTCTGGAAAAGTCACAAGTGAGTTCCTCACAACTGGCCCTGATTCTGGCCAGCAACTTGGTTTGAGGAGCTGGACTGATACTTACGAGGGGTGTACCTCTGAATTTTTTGGGCACACCGGCTTCCCCGGTGTTGTCCTTGCTTTCTCTCCGGAGCATGATTGCGTGGCTACTCTCCTGACAAACCGCCTTCACTGTGAAGGAGAAATACCCGTCACGGAACTGCTCTGGCAACCTTTTTTGAGGGCAATTCACCAGAAGATTCACGGCTAA